One part of the Anaeromyxobacter sp. Fw109-5 genome encodes these proteins:
- a CDS encoding purine-nucleoside phosphorylase, which yields MPHRADLSTRLSYALAWVRGKTDLAPAAGLVLGSGLGDFVDRLERAVSIPYEEIPSFPVSRVPGHVGRLVIGELVTSEGTVAVAAMQGRVHGYEGWSGEEVAFGARVLCALGVKLLLVTNAAGGVNPTYAPGDLVRIVDHLNLSGVNPLVGANDERLGPRFPDLSEAYDARLGALLEEAAARAGVTLRRGVYACMPGPSYETPAEIRMLRLLGADLVGMSTVPEVIAARHMGVPVAGLSVVTNFAAGLSRRPLSHEEVAETAGRVRDRLAAVVEGFLPGAVR from the coding sequence ATGCCCCATCGCGCCGACCTCTCCACGCGCCTCTCGTACGCGCTCGCCTGGGTGCGCGGGAAGACGGACCTCGCGCCGGCGGCGGGCCTCGTGCTCGGCTCGGGGCTCGGCGACTTCGTGGATCGGCTCGAGCGCGCCGTCTCGATCCCGTACGAGGAGATCCCGTCGTTCCCCGTCTCCCGCGTCCCGGGGCACGTGGGGCGGCTCGTGATCGGCGAGCTCGTGACCTCGGAGGGCACGGTGGCCGTCGCCGCCATGCAGGGGCGGGTACACGGATACGAGGGGTGGAGCGGCGAGGAGGTCGCCTTCGGGGCGCGCGTGCTGTGCGCCCTCGGCGTGAAGCTCCTGCTCGTCACCAACGCCGCGGGCGGCGTGAACCCGACGTACGCGCCGGGTGACCTCGTCCGGATCGTCGACCACCTGAACCTCTCCGGGGTGAATCCGCTCGTGGGGGCGAACGACGAGCGGCTCGGTCCGCGCTTCCCCGACCTGTCGGAGGCCTACGACGCTCGGCTGGGCGCCCTGCTCGAGGAGGCGGCCGCGCGCGCCGGCGTGACGCTCCGTCGAGGGGTGTACGCTTGCATGCCAGGCCCGTCCTACGAGACCCCCGCCGAGATCCGCATGCTGCGGCTCCTCGGGGCCGATCTGGTCGGCATGTCCACCGTGCCGGAGGTGATCGCCGCCCGTCACATGGGCGTCCCGGTGGCGGGCCTCTCCGTGGTCACCAACTTCGCCGCCGGCCTGTCCCGCCGCCCCCTGTCGCACGAGGAGGTGGCCGAGACGGCCGGGCGGGTCCGCGACCGGCTGGCCGCGGTCGTGGAAGGGTTCCTCCCCGGAGCGGTTCGTTGA
- a CDS encoding PilZ domain-containing protein translates to MDDRDLPLNAVPDPDPAGREHDERRDSERIPIHLLVRDAALGGSFEAHEGNLGLGGVFFGGLHPPSGNRLEVRFLIPGTRQEVEAVGEVLRVSRNGQRFGAHVKFVDMPLASELAIARFLQDE, encoded by the coding sequence ATGGACGACCGTGACCTGCCGTTGAACGCCGTCCCCGACCCGGATCCCGCCGGGCGCGAGCACGACGAGCGCCGCGACAGCGAGCGCATCCCCATCCACCTGCTGGTGCGCGACGCCGCCCTGGGCGGCTCGTTCGAGGCACACGAGGGCAACCTCGGCCTCGGCGGCGTGTTCTTCGGCGGCCTGCACCCGCCTTCGGGCAACCGCCTCGAGGTCCGCTTCCTCATCCCGGGAACGAGGCAGGAGGTCGAGGCGGTCGGCGAGGTGCTGCGGGTCTCCCGGAACGGACAGCGCTTCGGGGCGCACGTGAAGTTCGTGGACATGCCGCTCGCCTCCGAGCTCGCCATCGCGCGCTTCCTGCAGGACGAGTGA
- a CDS encoding cytidine deaminase — protein MTARAPRRGSADAALARAARAARKRAYAPYSRFRVGAAVRAGGAVHSGCNIENASYGLTVCAERVAVAAAVAAGARRIEAVAVASGTDEPTPPCGMCLQTLAEFAGPELPVRLVGARGGTLDTTLGELLPRAFTKRFL, from the coding sequence ATGACAGCGCGGGCGCCGAGGAGGGGGAGCGCGGACGCCGCGCTGGCGCGGGCCGCGCGCGCCGCGCGCAAGCGGGCGTACGCTCCGTACTCGCGGTTCCGGGTCGGCGCGGCCGTGCGCGCGGGCGGGGCCGTTCACTCGGGGTGCAACATCGAGAACGCGAGCTACGGGCTCACCGTGTGCGCCGAGCGCGTGGCGGTGGCCGCGGCCGTCGCCGCGGGGGCGCGCCGCATCGAGGCGGTCGCGGTGGCGAGCGGGACGGACGAGCCGACCCCGCCGTGCGGGATGTGCCTGCAGACCCTCGCCGAGTTCGCCGGGCCGGAGCTGCCGGTCCGGCTCGTGGGCGCCCGCGGCGGCACGCTCGACACGACGCTCGGCGAGCTCCTGCCGCGCGCGTTCACGAAGCGCTTCCTGTGA
- the ribF gene encoding riboflavin biosynthesis protein RibF, translating into MDVHRSLEEARAAGRLRGCAVAVGNFDGVHLGHQRLIALARALAHPRGAAAAVLTFEPHPVRVLRPSLAPPLLATLPRKLELLAAAGADAVVLQPFDLPYAATPASAFVARDLVGGLGCSDVVVGYDFTAGHERARVDALRPLLAAHGVRLHVVEPVTIDGLVVSSTKVREFLLEGNVEAAALLLTRPHDVDGIVARGAGRGRGFGFATANVQTAALLPANGVYAVRAWLGGQPGPQGLEGAALHEGVCNVGVKPTVEANAALTAEAHLFDFMGRDLYGERIRVAFVARLRDERRFASVDALRAQIAEDAARARELLAQAPM; encoded by the coding sequence ATGGACGTCCACCGCTCGCTCGAAGAGGCTCGCGCCGCGGGTCGCCTGCGCGGCTGTGCCGTCGCCGTCGGGAACTTCGACGGCGTGCACCTCGGCCACCAGCGGCTCATCGCGCTCGCGCGGGCGCTCGCGCACCCGCGCGGCGCCGCGGCGGCCGTCCTCACCTTCGAGCCGCACCCGGTGCGCGTGCTCCGCCCGAGCCTCGCGCCGCCGCTGCTCGCGACCCTGCCGCGGAAGCTGGAGCTGCTGGCCGCGGCCGGCGCCGACGCGGTGGTCCTCCAGCCGTTCGACCTCCCGTACGCGGCGACCCCCGCGTCGGCGTTCGTCGCCCGGGACCTCGTCGGCGGGCTGGGCTGCTCGGACGTGGTCGTCGGCTACGACTTCACCGCCGGGCACGAGCGGGCACGGGTGGACGCGCTGCGCCCGCTGCTCGCCGCCCACGGCGTCCGGCTGCACGTCGTCGAGCCGGTGACCATCGACGGGCTCGTGGTCTCGTCCACCAAGGTGCGCGAGTTCCTGCTCGAGGGGAACGTGGAGGCGGCCGCGCTGCTCCTCACCCGGCCGCACGACGTGGACGGGATCGTCGCGCGCGGCGCCGGGAGGGGGCGGGGCTTCGGGTTCGCGACCGCGAACGTGCAGACGGCGGCTTTGCTCCCCGCGAACGGGGTGTACGCGGTCCGCGCCTGGCTGGGCGGCCAGCCCGGGCCGCAGGGCCTCGAGGGCGCGGCCCTGCACGAGGGTGTGTGCAACGTGGGCGTGAAGCCCACGGTCGAGGCGAACGCCGCGCTCACCGCCGAGGCGCACCTGTTCGACTTCATGGGCCGGGATCTCTACGGCGAGCGGATCCGCGTCGCCTTCGTCGCGCGGTTGCGGGACGAGCGTCGCTTCGCGTCGGTCGACGCGCTGCGGGCGCAGATCGCCGAGGACGCCGCGCGCGCGCGGGAGCTCCTCGCGCAGGCGCCGATGTAG
- the pilB gene encoding type IV-A pilus assembly ATPase PilB — MSGRLGELLVRENLISLQQLQRAQDEQRKTGGRIGSLLVRTGAIAEHDLTSFLSKQYGVPAISLKDFDIDDEVLKLVPKSTAEKHQVVPVNRAGASLIVAMSDPSNIFAIDDIKFLTGYNVEVVVASEQAIKEAIDKYYADRGPNLEEVMAGFDDGEISVIEAAADDMNVVDLEKSAEDAPVVKLVNLILLDAIKKGASDIHIEPYEKDFRVRFRIDGTLYEVMKPPMKLRSAIISRLKIMSELDISERRLPQDGRIKLKLGKGKEMDFRVSVCPTLFGEKVVMRLLDKSNLQLDMTKLGFEEQQLKDFLEAIDRPYGMVLVTGPTGSGKTTTLYSALSKLNEVAWNISTAEDPVEFNFFGINQVQMHEDIGLNFAAALRSFLRQDPDIIMVGEIRDFETAEIGVKAALTGHLVLSTLHTNDAPGTVSRLLNMGIEPFLVTASLNAIVAQRLCRRLCAECKKPAQLEEQALLDAGFGPEELGTFQPFEPVGCKTCNDRGYKGRVAVYEVMPLWDGLKELVIQGCSTAELKQEAIRLGFKTLRMSALNKVKLGVTTLSEAVGNTAPDKF, encoded by the coding sequence ATGTCTGGACGGCTCGGCGAACTCCTGGTCCGGGAGAACCTCATCTCCCTGCAGCAGCTGCAGAGGGCCCAGGACGAGCAGCGCAAGACGGGCGGCCGCATCGGCTCGCTGCTCGTGCGGACCGGCGCGATCGCCGAGCACGACCTCACGAGCTTCCTCTCGAAGCAGTACGGCGTCCCGGCGATCTCGCTCAAGGACTTCGACATCGACGACGAGGTCCTGAAGCTCGTCCCGAAGTCGACGGCAGAGAAGCACCAGGTGGTGCCGGTGAACCGCGCCGGCGCCTCGCTCATCGTCGCGATGAGCGACCCCTCCAACATCTTCGCCATCGACGACATCAAGTTCCTCACCGGCTACAACGTCGAGGTCGTCGTCGCGTCCGAGCAGGCCATCAAGGAGGCCATCGACAAGTACTACGCGGACAGGGGGCCGAACCTCGAGGAGGTGATGGCGGGGTTCGACGACGGCGAGATCTCGGTGATCGAGGCCGCGGCCGACGACATGAACGTCGTCGATCTCGAGAAGAGCGCCGAGGACGCGCCGGTCGTCAAGCTGGTGAACCTCATCCTGCTCGACGCCATCAAGAAGGGCGCCTCCGACATCCACATCGAGCCCTACGAGAAGGACTTCCGCGTCCGCTTCCGCATCGACGGCACGCTGTACGAGGTGATGAAGCCGCCGATGAAGCTCAGGAGCGCCATCATCTCCCGCCTGAAGATCATGTCCGAGCTGGACATCAGCGAGCGTCGCCTCCCGCAGGACGGGCGAATCAAGCTGAAGCTCGGCAAGGGCAAGGAGATGGACTTCCGAGTCTCCGTCTGCCCCACGCTCTTCGGCGAGAAGGTGGTGATGCGCCTCCTCGACAAGTCGAACCTCCAGCTCGACATGACGAAGCTGGGCTTCGAGGAGCAGCAGCTGAAGGACTTCCTGGAGGCGATCGACCGGCCCTACGGGATGGTCCTCGTCACCGGCCCCACCGGCTCGGGCAAGACCACCACGCTCTACTCGGCGCTCTCCAAGCTGAACGAGGTCGCCTGGAACATCTCCACCGCCGAGGATCCCGTCGAGTTCAACTTCTTCGGGATCAACCAGGTGCAGATGCACGAGGACATCGGCCTCAACTTCGCGGCCGCGCTGCGCAGCTTCCTGCGCCAGGATCCCGACATCATCATGGTCGGAGAGATCCGCGACTTCGAGACCGCCGAGATCGGCGTCAAGGCCGCGCTCACCGGCCACCTCGTGCTCTCGACCCTCCACACCAACGACGCGCCCGGGACGGTGTCGCGCCTCCTCAACATGGGCATCGAGCCGTTCCTGGTGACGGCGTCGCTCAACGCCATCGTGGCGCAGCGGCTCTGCCGCCGCCTGTGCGCGGAGTGCAAGAAGCCGGCGCAGCTCGAGGAGCAGGCGCTCCTCGACGCGGGCTTCGGGCCGGAGGAGCTCGGGACGTTCCAGCCCTTCGAGCCGGTCGGCTGCAAGACCTGCAACGACCGCGGCTACAAGGGCCGCGTGGCGGTGTACGAGGTGATGCCGCTCTGGGACGGCCTCAAGGAGCTCGTCATCCAGGGCTGCTCGACCGCCGAGCTCAAGCAGGAGGCGATCCGGCTGGGCTTCAAGACCCTTCGCATGAGCGCCCTCAACAAGGTGAAGCTCGGCGTGACGACGCTCTCCGAGGCGGTGGGCAACACCGCGCCGGACAAGTTCTAG
- a CDS encoding type IV pilus twitching motility protein PilT — protein sequence MANLHQLLKAMVEKGASDLHVTTGSPPQLRIDGALVPLKTPPLTPVETKQLCYSILTDSQKHKFEEESELDLSFGVKGLSRFRANIFMQRGAVAGAFRTIPFKILTFQELGLPPIVTELAKKPRGLVLVTGPTGSGKSTTLASIIDKINTDRHEHIITIEDPIEYLHPHKNCVVNQREVGADTQSFKKALKYILRQDPDVVLVGEMRDLETIEAALVISETGHLAFATLHTNSAVQTINRILDVFPPYQQPQVRAQLSFVLEGVLTQNLLPRAGGPGRVLIIEVMVPNPAIRNLIREDKIHQVYSQMQVGQAKFGMQTFNQSLAAAFSRRLITLEDAMGRSPDPEELKNLLSSGAALRPAAPPSR from the coding sequence TTGGCGAACCTGCACCAGCTCCTCAAGGCGATGGTCGAGAAGGGGGCCTCCGACCTCCACGTGACGACCGGGTCGCCGCCCCAGCTCCGCATCGACGGCGCCCTCGTGCCGCTCAAGACGCCGCCGCTCACGCCCGTCGAGACGAAGCAGCTCTGCTACTCCATCCTGACGGACTCGCAGAAGCACAAGTTCGAGGAGGAGAGCGAGCTCGACCTCTCCTTCGGCGTGAAGGGGCTCTCGCGCTTCCGGGCGAACATCTTCATGCAGCGCGGCGCCGTGGCCGGCGCGTTCCGCACCATCCCGTTCAAGATCCTGACCTTTCAGGAGCTCGGGCTGCCGCCCATCGTGACCGAGCTCGCGAAGAAGCCGCGCGGCCTCGTGCTCGTGACCGGCCCCACCGGCTCCGGCAAGTCGACCACGCTCGCGTCGATCATCGACAAGATCAACACGGACCGGCACGAGCACATCATCACGATCGAGGATCCGATCGAGTACCTCCACCCGCACAAGAACTGCGTGGTGAACCAGCGCGAGGTCGGGGCCGACACCCAGTCGTTCAAGAAGGCGCTCAAGTACATCCTCCGCCAGGATCCCGACGTGGTCCTCGTGGGCGAGATGCGCGACCTCGAGACCATCGAGGCGGCGCTGGTCATCTCCGAGACCGGCCACCTGGCCTTCGCGACGCTGCACACGAACAGCGCGGTGCAGACCATCAACCGCATCCTGGACGTGTTCCCGCCCTACCAGCAGCCGCAGGTGCGCGCGCAGCTCTCGTTCGTGCTCGAGGGCGTGCTCACCCAGAACCTGCTGCCTCGGGCCGGCGGTCCCGGGCGCGTGCTCATCATCGAGGTGATGGTCCCGAACCCCGCCATCCGGAACCTGATCCGCGAGGACAAGATCCACCAGGTGTACTCGCAGATGCAGGTCGGCCAGGCCAAGTTCGGGATGCAGACCTTCAACCAGAGCCTCGCGGCGGCGTTCTCCCGGCGGCTCATCACGCTCGAGGACGCGATGGGCCGCTCCCCGGACCCCGAGGAGCTGAAGAACCTGCTCTCGAGCGGCGCGGCCCTGCGCCCCGCCGCGCCGCCGTCCCGCTGA